A stretch of Sulfitobacter sp. THAF37 DNA encodes these proteins:
- a CDS encoding orotidine 5-phosphate decarboxylase, translating to MQNTSIQLSDVIYNPAEQTFEALVTVTRDGKSRKYPCAISAPITMSFEQAAKGLRTQAERRDDRGTGMYSERVRRAAKQRAGRPSFDPRRWLESLIALPGNRAA from the coding sequence ATGCAGAATACCAGTATTCAGTTGTCAGACGTGATCTATAATCCTGCGGAGCAGACCTTCGAGGCGCTGGTCACAGTGACCCGCGATGGCAAAAGCCGGAAATATCCCTGCGCCATCAGCGCCCCGATCACCATGAGCTTCGAACAGGCAGCCAAAGGGCTTCGCACGCAGGCCGAACGCCGCGACGACAGGGGTACGGGAATGTACTCCGAGAGGGTCCGTCGCGCCGCCAAACAGCGTGCCGGTCGGCCAAGCTTCGACCCGCGGCGTTGGCTGGAAAGCCTGATAGCCCTCCCCGGCAACCGCGCCGCCTGA
- a CDS encoding NUDIX hydrolase: protein MGHEDAFDGAKLALFIGGKLAVILRDDIPELPFAGYWDLPGGGREGAEGPLACALRECREELGLQVPEEAVTWQQRFTEDGRVKWFFVAEQPSRIAEDIVFGDEGQCWTLMTPEEFLMHPKAVPAFQARLRLFLNPGRRDEV, encoded by the coding sequence ATGGGGCACGAAGACGCCTTTGACGGTGCCAAGCTCGCCCTGTTCATCGGCGGGAAACTGGCCGTGATCCTGCGGGATGACATCCCCGAACTGCCCTTTGCGGGGTATTGGGATCTGCCCGGAGGGGGGCGGGAAGGCGCGGAAGGGCCGCTGGCCTGTGCCTTGCGTGAATGTCGCGAGGAACTGGGCCTGCAGGTGCCCGAAGAGGCGGTCACATGGCAGCAGCGGTTCACCGAGGATGGCCGGGTCAAGTGGTTCTTCGTCGCGGAGCAGCCGTCACGGATTGCCGAGGACATCGTGTTTGGCGATGAAGGTCAGTGCTGGACCCTGATGACACCCGAAGAATTCCTGATGCACCCCAAAGCGGTGCCGGCGTTTCAGGCCCGGCTTCGCTTGTTCCTCAATCCCGGCAGAAGAGATGAGGTCTGA
- the pyrF gene encoding orotidine-5'-phosphate decarboxylase: MTDDRLIVALDVPDALSGLSLAEKLGDAVSFYKIGLGMLTGGGFALANELKQEHGKRIFLDMKLFDIGATVEAAVRGLAQFDLDFLTVHGDPYVVSAARAGVGQRETKILAVTILTSLDRADLDGALIRDGTIADLVQTRAAHAFEAGADGIICSPHEAAMVRALPEAAGKLIVTPGVRPVGSAAGDQKRIMTPAQAIAAGADHVVVGRPVWQAPDPRQATEDILAEMRSPQVVRPNALR, translated from the coding sequence ATGACCGATGACCGCCTGATCGTTGCCCTTGATGTTCCCGATGCCCTTTCGGGGCTGTCCCTTGCGGAAAAGCTGGGGGATGCAGTCAGTTTCTACAAGATCGGCCTGGGCATGCTGACGGGTGGCGGTTTCGCGCTGGCCAATGAACTCAAGCAGGAGCATGGCAAGCGCATCTTTCTCGACATGAAGCTCTTTGACATCGGGGCCACGGTCGAGGCGGCAGTGCGCGGCCTGGCCCAGTTCGACCTTGATTTCCTGACCGTGCATGGCGACCCCTACGTCGTGTCCGCCGCGCGCGCGGGTGTGGGCCAGCGCGAGACCAAGATCCTCGCCGTTACCATACTCACATCTCTGGACCGCGCCGATCTGGACGGCGCCCTGATCCGCGACGGGACCATCGCCGACCTTGTCCAGACCCGCGCTGCGCATGCCTTTGAGGCCGGGGCGGATGGCATCATATGTTCCCCGCACGAGGCGGCCATGGTCCGCGCCCTGCCCGAAGCGGCGGGCAAGCTGATCGTTACCCCCGGCGTTCGGCCCGTGGGCAGTGCCGCAGGGGATCAGAAACGCATCATGACACCTGCCCAGGCCATCGCGGCGGGGGCAGACCACGTGGTTGTCGGTCGCCCGGTATGGCAGGCGCCCGACCCCCGGCAGGCAACAGAGGACATTCTGGCGGAGATGCGCAGCCCACAGGTGGTGCGGCCAAACGCCCTGCGGTGA